The following nucleotide sequence is from Hippoglossus stenolepis isolate QCI-W04-F060 chromosome 18, HSTE1.2, whole genome shotgun sequence.
AGCAGTTCACTGTTCCAGTCAAGGACACATGGCTGTTGATTGACGTGTTGACTTAGCCAGGATCGAATGTTCCCTGCAGACTAAaaaactcaaatacacacaataacaaacacGTTTAattcatattgtttatttatatatttatttttacctccaaCGTTATGTTTTCAGCAAAGTgccttgtttgttggttggttggtttgtttgtgtgctaaATTAAGGAGAAACTACCTAATGGATTACCATtaaagttggtggaaggatgcggtcggggtcagggaagaacccaaacaattttggtgcagatccagatcaggaagatagtgcatttttttttaattttcacttaATATGAATTGTAattaatcttgatgaaaaaatctggcatattcaGGGAGTTGATATCTAGTGTGTGAGAAATTTGGTGCaccttgattgaatttcagagGAGTGTTGGGCCCCTTAGGAACTATTGGTGGCTTGCTTAAACTTGATTCCACTGATGCACGCATACACACCTCTTTGcctgaggggtgggggggactaTTACAACCTGTGAAACTACAGCCTgttctcatttaaaaaactgttttgttgcAGCTGATTGGTGTTCAGATTATGTATTTCTCAGTGCATGTCACAGTTTCACATATTTCTGGCTTTGCTTTTAATCTTATTGTTCATCTCATCCTTCGGTCTCATCCACCTAATTTGCTCAGGGACTGGTGAAAGTGGGAAGAGCACTTTCATCAAACAGATGAGGATCATCCATGGCAGTGGATACAGTGAAGCCGACAGGAGGGGTTTCACTCGGCTGGTGTTTCAGAACATTGTCACAGCCATCCAGGCTCTGATCCACGCCATGAGGACGTTACAGATTGACTACATCGACGTGCACAACACTGTGAGAAACCTTacaggtttaaaaaataaagacaatgatAATTCTTTTGCAACATTTTATGAAACTCGGTGTGTCACTTGCgctgcactcacacactaacacctTGTGTTACCGCCTGTGGGCATGCAcagcacagaacaaaacaacttTTGTGTGGATGTCTTGTGTGTCAGAGCCGCGCGGACAAGCTGAGCACAGTGGACGCAACCATGGTGTCCGCTCTGCAGCCTTGGCAGGTGGATGCCATAAGGAAAGTGTGGAATGACCACAGTGTTCAAAGGTGCTACGACCGCAGGAGGGAATTCCAGTTATCTGACTCTGCCAAATAGTAAGAGTCTTATATTATAAAAAATCGGATCATTTACACAAGCCCAAGGATCTCCCAGAGAACCAAAGCAACTGTTCATTTGCATCAGCTCAAATACATGTGTGGATTCATTcagataaatgtgaaataaaactggGCATAAAGTGCAGTGTTCTGTGTGGTGTTCTCTTCTATCAGGTCAAGAGTGTGTTAGGCTGTTAAACTTGATCCATTGTTTGTTAACTTTTCAGTTACCTGAGCGACTTGGACAGAATCACAGGCCTGTTTTACATCCCGACCCTGCAGGACATCTTGAGGGTCAGGGTCCCCACCACAGGCATCATAGAGTACCCCTTTGTCCTTTCCAAAGCTATCTTCAGGTAGCCTGCTGCACTTTATCACCTGCTACAGAATAAATATAAGATCATTTATAACAATGATGGGTTTTCTGAGCCAAGCTACACAATGTAGCGATGTAAGGAACGATTCATTTAATAATCAAGCTGCGTTGATATTTTATAGGATGGTGGATGTGGGTGGTCAGCGTTCAGAGAGGAAGAAATGGATCCactgttttgaaaatgtcacatccATCATTTTCCTGGCGGCCCTCAGCGAGTATGACCAAGTGCTTTATGAAAATCCAAATGACGTAAGCTCACATCAACATTTTGCTTAGTGGTGGTCCAAAAATATTTCCTCCATCTATTTCCACATTGTGGACCATTCTTCGTTGTCTAAAGATTATCTTTCCCCTTTCCCTAGAATCGACTGAAAGAAAGCCTCGCCTTGTTCAAGACCATTCTTTCATACCAGTGGTTCCAAGAGACCTCCACCATCCTCTTCCTGAACAAAACAGACCTGCTCGAAGAGAAAATCTCACAGTCCCATTTGGCAACTTACTTCCCAGCCTACAAAGGTAAAGCATGTTCTgctctgtcacttcctgtttactctTGAGTGGACTGCATTTGCTCTCTGCCATTTCATCTATATTTCTGTGTTCTAGACAGTtgttaaacaaaacaagcactTTGAAGACACCCCCGTAGTTTTTTCTAACTTCATTCAAGACGAAGATTGTCAGTGCGAGAGCAggattttgtaatgctttcactcaaaaccctgcactcgCACCTtaatagcccctgcttgtgcttcgATTTTCTCTGCTTATGCTTTAActgtgcgcttgcactcagatattatGTTGCTTGGACAAATTTCCTGTTCTCCCATCCCAAAGAATGCCAGTTGTAGTGTTGATAAGTGAAAttaggaatttcttcaaatttggcacaaatttAGACtcattgattgattatttattaGATTTGGGCGTCAAAGGTTTCAGagacctcatatgagtctgtaTGTCACGAGTTTTCGGCAACAATTACTCtcatgataaaacattttctctggCATATACAATACTTTGTGGTAATAACCATCTGAAATTTCACTTTCCTGTTCGATGCAGAGTAAACTCTCTAACGTTTGTTATATTAGGAGTGAAGGAGTGACAATTTTTGACCTTGTCTGTTCTCTCAGGGCGTCGGAATGATGCTGAATCTGCCAAAAAGTTCATCCTGCAAATGTACGAGGAGAATCACCGAGGACATGAGAAACACCTTTACACGCACTACACCTGTGCCACGGACACCCAAAACATCCGCATCGTCTTCAAAGACGTCAAAGACACACTCTTCAGAGATATCCTGAAAGGGTTCAACCTCGAGTAAAAGAGGCCAGGGGACAAAGCGATTCCTTTCACCTTTAGGAACAAGAAAGTCACATGGTGTAACAGGTTCAcggacattttctcttttatgtgCTGTTGGCCCTCAGACAGCACTGTCAGGTAACATGTTTATGTCAGTACTGTAAAACACTgacagtttgtgtctgtgccctGTTTTTCAACACAGTTCATCACACAGTTTAATATTGGGTATTTATATTTGCTACAGGAGGGAAATGGACACCTGCAGTGTTGGTTAATGTTTCTACAGAAGTGTTACTATTCTaacattattctctgagaatcaGCCAACGGTAGCAAACCGGTTTGACAGAGTCTGATTTATCAAGAATTGAAGCCACTCTGCATTGCTACATTGGGAGGAGCAAAAAAAAGGATTGTCTACTGGGAAGTTCAGTGtcttaagttttatttatactttataataTAGTGTGCAACAACAACCACAAGCATGTAGGCTGTGAAACAATCACTTAATACATATTAAACcaaatgcatgtttttaaacaaaccAAATTCTGTGCCGTTCTTCTGTCaatttgcacatgtttttattttgaggataaaaatacataaatataagaaaagaaaacccatAGGAATGTGTGATACTGTCGCCGCAGACTGTTAATTTGGACACCTCCTGTCTGCGCCCGAGCTCCAGGCGTGGCTACACCGAAGCTGTGGTAACAACCTTTGTACCAAACAACAGTCGACAGTGTGCAAAGGTCTGCTCTCTGCCTTCCTGTCTTTAACTGTTGGAATTGAACCGTGGTAAGTGAAAAGAGGCATTCAGCGAGGTTAGACCTGTGCAGAGACGAGAACAATGCCTGTTTCCACATGGA
It contains:
- the LOC118125522 gene encoding guanine nucleotide-binding protein subunit alpha-11; the encoded protein is MECCMSAEDAERHRIHRSIEQQLRRDEKKSCREFKLLLLGTGESGKSTFIKQMRIIHGSGYSEADRRGFTRLVFQNIVTAIQALIHAMRTLQIDYIDVHNTSRADKLSTVDATMVSALQPWQVDAIRKVWNDHSVQRCYDRRREFQLSDSAKYYLSDLDRITGLFYIPTLQDILRVRVPTTGIIEYPFVLSKAIFRMVDVGGQRSERKKWIHCFENVTSIIFLAALSEYDQVLYENPNDNRLKESLALFKTILSYQWFQETSTILFLNKTDLLEEKISQSHLATYFPAYKGRRNDAESAKKFILQMYEENHRGHEKHLYTHYTCATDTQNIRIVFKDVKDTLFRDILKGFNLE